Proteins co-encoded in one Octopus sinensis linkage group LG6, ASM634580v1, whole genome shotgun sequence genomic window:
- the LOC115213458 gene encoding mediator of RNA polymerase II transcription subunit 21, translating to MADRLTQLQDVVNQLADHFCNSIGILQQCAPSSPFPGFERPGNKSPAEAPQEDYAVLFSKLIARTAKDIDVVIDSLPSEESYMELQLASLKKLEIENQDAAHKLEEVVHKGELLLDQTQQALHDIAQSQLKSQALESMLLN from the exons atggcTGACCGTTTGACTCAACTCCAAGATGTTGTCAATCAG CTTGCAGATCATTTCTGCAACAGCATTGGTATTCTCCAGCAATGTGCTCCATCAAGTCCATTTCCAGGTTTTGAAAGACCCGGTAATAAATCCCCTGCTGAAGCCCCTCAGGAAG ATTATGCTGTCCTGTTCTCCAAGCTTATTGCCCGAACTGCCAAAGATATAGATGTTGTGATAGATTCTCTGCCAAGTGAAGAATCATATATGGAATTACAA CTGGCCAGCTTAAAGAAACTGGAAATCGAGAACCAAGATGCTGCCCATAAACTGGAAGAGGTGGTGCACAAAGGGGAACTACTCTTGGATCAAACGCAGCAGGCGCTGCACGACATCGCCCAGTCGCAGCTGAAGAGCCAAGCGTTGGAGAGCATGCTGTTAAACTGA